In Neptuniibacter halophilus, the genomic stretch ATAAAATGGACGTTGAGGAGATGGTCAAGGTATGGGATATCAGCGTGGTCAGTTCCTGCGAGCACCACTTTGTAACCATCGACGGCACAGCCAAAGTGGCTTATATCCCCAATCGCAAGATAATCGGCTTGTCTAAAATCAACCGGCTGGTGCGCTTTTTCAGCCAGCGCCCGCAGGTGCAGGAGCGGCTGACCAAGCAGATACTGATTGCCCTGCAGACCCTGCTCGAAACCGACAATGTTGCCGTATCGATCAATGCCACCCATTACTGCGTCAAATCCCGCGGTGTAATGGACGTTAACTCACAGACCGAAACGACAGCTCTGGGCGGGATTTTTAAAAGCAACCCCCGCACCCGGGCCGAGTTTCTTACCTGAGATGGTCTGCGGCGGACTACCGGTTTTTCTTCAGCACCTCGATAAAGTCGGGTTCAGACAACGGCCGTGAGAACAGATATCCCTGAATCTTCGGTCGCCCATATTGTTGCAGTCGATTAAGCTGCTCCACCGTCTCAACCCCCTCCACAATAACCTCCATGGCCAGAGAATCCGCCATGGAGATAAGGCCGGAGACCAGCGCCTGATCATCCTCATTATGATCAAGGTCGTTGATAAAGGATTTATCGATCTTGATCCGGGAGATCGGGTATTTCTTCAGGTAACTGAGTGAGGAATAACCGGTACCAAAATCATCAACCGCCAGCCGGATTCCCATCGCCACCAGCGCCTGGAACTGCTTACCCACGATCTCCTCATCCATCAGCAGAAGGCTCTCGGTTATCTCCAGCAGAAGGCTTTCACCCGGCAGCTCATAGCGTTGCAGCATCAGCGCCAGTTGCTCAGCAATACCGCCGCGCTGGAACTGTAGACTGGACACATTGACACTCACCGTCGGACAGAAACCCTGTGTCCGGTGCAGATCACGGGCAAAACGACAGGACTGTTCCAGCACCCACTCGCCGATACTGTGGATGCAGCCGGTCTCCTCTGCAATCGGGATAAAGTCCGCCGGTGATACCAGCCCCTTCTCCGGATGACGCCAGCGCAGCAACGCTTCTGAGGCTTCAATCCGTGCGCCATCGGTGCTCCAGATCGGCTGGTAAACCAGAAAGAACTGATCCAGTTCCAGTGCACGGAAGATCTCTTTCTCCATCTGCGAACGCAACAGGCTGGTTTCGTTCAGCTCGCTGGAATAGTACTCTTTGGTATTCCGCCCCCGGGCTTTCGCTTTATACATCGCAGCGTCGGCATGCAGCACCAGACTCTCGAACTCCTCGCCGTTATCCGGGTACAGAGCGATACCTATGCTGCAGGAGATAAAGGCCTCGTGGCCATTCAGGTTATATGGCTTTTCCAGACTACAGAGAATCTTGTCGGCGATGCGGTCAACCACCTCAACCGAATTGAGCTGCGGCACCACCACAGCAAACTCATCGCCGCCCAACCGGGCAACCGTATCACTCTTACGAACGCACTCGGCCAGACGCTCAGCGACCTGCTTCAGCAACAGATCTCCGGTGAAATGGCCAAAGGTATCATTCACGTACTTAAACCGGTCCAGATCGATAAACATCAGCGCCACCTGCGAATGTTCACGGCTCGACAGCCGCACCGCCTGAGACAGACGATCACTGAACAGATTGCGGTTAGGTAACCCGGTCAGGGCGTCAAAGTTGGCCTGACGGATAATGATCGCTTCATCATTCTTGCGCTTGGTGATATCACTGAACAGGCAGACATAGCCTTCCAGCTCTCCCGCCTGATCATAGCGCGAAGAGATGGTCAGCCATTGCGGATACAACTGACCATTTTTACGCCGGTTCCAGATCTCTCCCTCCCAGTAATGGTGGGATTTCAGCGTGCTGTAAAGTGACTGATAAAACTCATCATCATGCTTACCGGATTTGAGCAGAGAGGGGTTCAGCCCGAGCACCTCCTCCTCATCGTAACCGGTAATACGATGGAACGATTCATTCACCATCTGAATCCGGTTATCCGCATCGGTGACCATAATCGCCTCGGCCGCGGCACTGAATACCGCTGAGGCCAGACGCAATTTCTCCGCCGCCTCTTTCTCCTCGGTAATCACCTCTTTCAGGGCAATATAGTGGCTGACCTCACCCTGTTCATTGCGCAACGAGCCGATGGTAGCCCGTTCCCAGTACAACGAACCATCCCGGGCGCGGTTATGGAATTCACCATACCAGGTACCGCCGTTGCGGATCTGCTGCCACATCGCCTGATACTCTTCCTCCCCGGTTTCACCGGACTGAAG encodes the following:
- the folE gene encoding GTP cyclohydrolase I FolE, with protein sequence MISAEAIAVRDQLIEKGLETPSIDNGISQEQRYQRIKGLMTEVVSTLGLNLEDDSLRETPHRIAKMYVYEIFSGLDYANFPQIAMIENKMDVEEMVKVWDISVVSSCEHHFVTIDGTAKVAYIPNRKIIGLSKINRLVRFFSQRPQVQERLTKQILIALQTLLETDNVAVSINATHYCVKSRGVMDVNSQTETTALGGIFKSNPRTRAEFLT
- a CDS encoding EAL domain-containing protein, yielding MTPKAKPGPYSFSKWVYSIVSCFVILILLLLWLSFTQSVTERNQRAGLYARMIEGTITRTLESVEVSLASVADDLNAGQLDPEHLHRVRARAQKMLRFAPHLRQIVVIRGDQTLIDTLYDDPYPINLGVLGIDWQQRQHLSLGLQLGHTVRGRFLPKAGSFPDESMRHSMIPVGFSALTQDQQPLKVIATLNPDYLKRYINDLDLAARDNVYLVDFRADTLLQKGLYGPHREAVVAQLQQLIDRGADEALQEQQPGLLPLNTVAIRLLAKYPLAVALVVEHRQSLYLWLEEKLLLLAGLIGALLVLGCSALLLVRNNRHSLEMKEQVQLLSKVVEHSPTVIVITDAEGNIEYVNKTFSRVTGYALEEVVGRNPRMLQSGETGEEEYQAMWQQIRNGGTWYGEFHNRARDGSLYWERATIGSLRNEQGEVSHYIALKEVITEEKEAAEKLRLASAVFSAAAEAIMVTDADNRIQMVNESFHRITGYDEEEVLGLNPSLLKSGKHDDEFYQSLYSTLKSHHYWEGEIWNRRKNGQLYPQWLTISSRYDQAGELEGYVCLFSDITKRKNDEAIIIRQANFDALTGLPNRNLFSDRLSQAVRLSSREHSQVALMFIDLDRFKYVNDTFGHFTGDLLLKQVAERLAECVRKSDTVARLGGDEFAVVVPQLNSVEVVDRIADKILCSLEKPYNLNGHEAFISCSIGIALYPDNGEEFESLVLHADAAMYKAKARGRNTKEYYSSELNETSLLRSQMEKEIFRALELDQFFLVYQPIWSTDGARIEASEALLRWRHPEKGLVSPADFIPIAEETGCIHSIGEWVLEQSCRFARDLHRTQGFCPTVSVNVSSLQFQRGGIAEQLALMLQRYELPGESLLLEITESLLLMDEEIVGKQFQALVAMGIRLAVDDFGTGYSSLSYLKKYPISRIKIDKSFINDLDHNEDDQALVSGLISMADSLAMEVIVEGVETVEQLNRLQQYGRPKIQGYLFSRPLSEPDFIEVLKKNR